Part of the Bombyx mori chromosome 19, ASM3026992v2 genome is shown below.
taaaatgatattttttgtctataatactattaaatgaaatttttaatattatatcttaATTATCTTAAACTTTACATAAGAcgttttaatatcaaaattcATGCGTATCCCTGAAAAGTGATGAATGTGACGACTAATTCAATTCCAGaataattgtaatataaatgacCATATACGTGTACACTTTTTAAGCAGACGCGGCTAAATGAAATTTCGGCTACTTACTttcaaaatgataaaaataaaattcaaaatgtcTTCAATATAGCCGTTTGTCGCTTGTTTTACGCGTTTAGCggtgaaaacaaaaacaaagatcTTCCGTCCGCgagtagctagaatagccccttaggttacccGCGAATAGGAGAAAAAACTGAAATccataaaagaaaaagaagaacatAAAAGGTCGTCAACTGTTAAAACTTCAAGCTTGCAGCCTTAGCTTAGGCTCTACGTTGATGAATTAGTTAATTTTGAGCTTAAAATAGCACACCATCCATACCTTTTCATGGATGTCGTGAAACGCGACTAAGGAATCCACCACGTAAAACGCATGAAAATCTGGTGTTTTAGTTTccctgttatttttttatttttttttattgcttagatgtgtggacgagctcacagcccacctggtgttaagtggttactggagtccatagacatctacaacgtaaatgcgccacccatcttgagatataagttataagatctcagtatagttacaacggctgtcccacccttcaaaccgaaacgcattactgcttcacggcagaaataggcagggcggtggtacctacccgcgcggactcacaagaggtcctaccaccagtaaaaacgtatGTAGGTACGTAAAAAGCGTTCTCAATACCGATTGTATTTGAAATACCGTTTTTTCAGCATCAATATGAATTCCCTCATCGCATTCTGCCTGTTTGCCGTTTTGGCCGTGGCTCTCGCCAGACCTGACGACAAGTACACCGATCGCTACGACAACGTTAATTTAGATGAGGTCCTCAGCAATTCTCGACTTCTTCAGCCTTACATCAAATGTATCCTCGACAAGGACAGGTGTGCCCCTGACGCTAAGGAGTTGAAGGGTAAGTTATGATCGCGCAGAGTGATTTTAATCATTTACATTTAGGTACACGACGCTAatcattataaaacaaaataagtaaagttacaaaaaaataatgtacaaaaatatttcttattttgaAGTTATTCTTCCAATATATCTTAATAGTACCTAAAATAGGAGTTAGCGAAGTTGTACacgtatataaaataaaataaaaaccttacattgtattataataaaaaataataattttattattactttgcgCTGCATTTTCACACGAGTTCTTCAAATTTTATTGGAATAACCTAAGTTGCATTTATAATACTGATAAAGCTAAGTAGCTAAGCTTAAGTAGTTTttgcaaataataaaactgCGACATTCGTAGCTAAGCTTTTCAACAAAGGTTTTTTCTAattcatttattgaaattatcttAATTTTCAATAGATAACTGTCACCAGTTAGATAAGAAGTTATTTAGAAACTAGTTAGAAGATTTCACCAATTTGAAGATTTTTGAAATAGAAAGGGTTTCTGTTTTTCTTCAATCTCTTTCAATCTGCAATACTTTCACAGAACACATCAGGGAGGCACTCGAGACCGAATGCGCGAAATGTACCGAAGCCCAGAAGAAGGGTACTCGACGTGTTATCGGCCATCTAATTAATAACGAAAGCAAATCCTGGAATGAGCTGACCGCTAAATACGACCCCGAAAATAAATTTACAGCCAAATACGAAAAGGAGCTTCGTGAAATCAAAGCTTAAGACACAAATGCTAAACTAAGCTATGAAATGTGCTAAacaatgaaatgtgatatttttcgaatattaataatgaataaataattaatacaacTTCTTATTTTTCCTTTTCAATGACTATGGTCAGAGTAACTctgtacttataataataacttgCAATAATCATTGATATCGCAAAGCATTTGGGCCGTATTCAAcatttcaacactcacttcGAAGATCAACGCATAgatgttttgtttgtaaaaatcGAAACATATCATAACTAAAGGAATACGGTAATATTTTCCTTCACATCatgtcaatattaaaaaaaattaattatacgtttttacaatttttactcTATTAATGTTACTGCAAACAGCATGTACAATATAAGATAAGACAGATAAAGCCAGACATCCCCATAAATCCCAAATAGCTTAACAAAGACTACAGGTAATCCAATCcagtttctgcaggatagccgtcggagcaccgtagTATGTGAAGATGTAGATTTTCACGATGATCTGCAATTAGAATCGATATGTAAGTAACTGAAGAGAGCGTCAGAACGCTTCTTCAAGAAAGCGGCATGACGATGACCCTCTTATCGCGGCCGCCTCtaattacatatccgacccaggcgTCGCGTCAGGGCAACATAAAGCTGTCGCCGCCCACAACAAGTCTTGTCGGATTCTCAGGAACCAGTCTAGGTACTTTTAGGCTCTACAAGCTTCGATCACTGTTCTTTTAGCCTATAAGCCATGTACAACTTAGCCTATTGATACAACACACtcagcttctcgccggatcttctcaatgggccACGATTTCAATATGGCGATAAATTCaacgaagcaccgctcttgctatgGTTAGCATTAAcaagttctctcaggttgaattCCGTAAGGATAAATACCAAACCACGAGTAGTTGGAATAGCTATTTACGCTATCAGcgtagatagaaaaaaaaaacaatatagtaCGTCACACAAACAATTTCATAACGATTAACTAAACCGGTTTTCAGTGGACGTTTCTTTTGTGTAAATTTTGAGCCAAACCCTTTTTCAAATATACAAATTTAAGAATTCGAGGAAACCTTTGCCGGATGTGTATATTATAACCAATTTAAAGTTGACCGTTCAAAATACTTGTGTTCATGGTTACCGACATGGGCAAGAAAATACACTAAAACATCTATTGTTTTCTCACACCtataacaagttttttttttaactcaaattaaattttatttttactactaATCTCAAATGAACAACAAACTATACAACAACAActacaaaatataacaataaacattttttcaaattaatttccgctcagtaaattaaacttaattaaaaaaaaaacaattagctAATATTTTCATAGATGCCTCGTGAAACTGGTTTAAAATTCAACGAAACAAAAAAGCAATAGTAAACTCGTTTTGAAACGACTCTAAGTAAATGATCAACAGTCAAcggctttaaataaaaaaaacgataattttAGATTTCTTTCGATCTCGTTCGCCGTGAAGTGAGCATTCAAGAAAAAAGAACGATCTaactaagcataaaaaaaaattgaaattcaattaagaaaaagacatacttaatttaaattattaaggttCAGAATGAAGTCTGTTATTTTGATATGTTTTTTGGGTGTCGCGACGGTAGTTATTGCTCGTCCAAAAACACCTTTTGACAACATCAATATTGAGGAAATTTTTGAAAATCGACGTTTATTGTTAGGCTACATTAACTGTATTCTCGAGCGAGGAAACTGCACTCGTGCCGGAAAAGACCTTAaatgtaagtaaataatttaacttcaaaatattagaaataaatcattttcgaatgaattttaattatctttttatatttaaattttatatttaatttatattaaaataactttaaataagATTTACGCACTGAAACTTATCTATGTGCaacaaactttatttatttcaacatatgttatttttgtgttgcGTTTAAGTAAactgaaatgtaatgaaaattttactatGATTATAGCTCCCAGAGCTGGCATAACGTGTATTCGAAATTCAACCTAATTTGAACAAAATTTTCGGTCATGTTAATATTCATTATCTTCTTGATGTTTTCATGGAGGACTCCTGCTACTCAACACCAGACGAAAAGTCGATTGCCAAGGCGATCGATACTGTCGTTCAAGGCAGTAAATAATGAACACCCGATATTTCTGACGTTTACATTTTCATtagaatactagctgacccggcagacttcgtagtgcctcaatcgataaataaaagacctaaagttttgtacacatgagaaaaaaacaaaattgttatatttatttaattccgagcattttcatatttatctaccttttaaaccttctctggacttccacaaataaataaagaccaaaattagccaaatcggtccagccgttccgagttttagcgagactaacgaacagcaattcattttttatatacatagattaatagtattataaataaaataaaataaaaccgtaaaGGGTATTTAAGTTTCCTATGtttatatagattatttcattattacagctagtttaaaaaaCGTATTAGAAGAAAACTGTGACAAATGCAGCGAAGACCAACGGAAGAGTATCATCAAAGTCATTAATTATTTGGTGAGCAGCGAACCGGAAAGCTGGAACCAACTCAAATCGAAGTACGACCCTGAAGGGAAATATTTAATCAAGTACGAAGCTAAAATGGAATCTAACTAACAAGAAAACGTTTCTTTTTGTGAACTAAATAGTAGAAAGCTTTAGTTTTTAATGAATGCGCTGTTTTAGAGTATTTTAACAAGtaataaatcttatacctttaaacgagcaattcttgtatatatataatctgaatctcggaaacggttccgacgattttcataaaatttagtataaaggggatttcgggggcgataaatcgatctagctacgatttattttcagaaaattttgttttattagtgttttcaataatcaactcttcccgacatctattggcgattaataatagtatttttcttaattgagggcaactaaccgctttaaagacacaacaataTAATATGGCGTGGTCAAAAAAAACCGAGgtaagctcggtcatcatctagtaactaataaattaaactaaaattaaaaagtctAATTACAGGAAGCTATACTTAATAGCATCGGGATTACAGATTTCTAATCGACTACCGATTTTAgtatatgcatttttttttccttttgaagGGTGgacaagttttatttattacaacatTGAGATAAATTTGCGTAACTTAAGATAAAGtctaaattcaattcaattattgAAGGAGCTAAATGAATCTAACCGATATAACCATATAACCGAACACGATTATAAATAACGgataattaaacaattttatttcaatgtcGCTCTATAAATTTGCATCGCTGTGTTAATTCAATTTCCGCTAACGTTTCAATGACTACAACTCCTTAGTAAATATTCATTGAATACTTGGAACTCGCTCTTTTGACTCGTACACAAGTGTTTTGTTCGTTACGAAGATAAAGTTACGCAGAATAATAGCAATATAACAAACACAGTTCTCTTGTtacgataaaataatatataggtatatttggaaataaaaaactttCGCTCACCACATGATTTTGCCTGGTTGAAAACATAAGGCACATACTATTGTTTTTTAAGTTTACTTACctgtatataaataatagaaaacTGTCTAAGTTAAGTACaactaaatgtaataaaaaataaatataacattgtTGTCTCGCTTTTTTCGGACTCAGTGTCTCTGATATTCAAGTTTCAATCTAATGTGTATCGAACTGATGTTATAAGGAAAAATGTAGttctatttaaaatatgtatttccatttaatttaaagtccatttactggtgataggacctcttgtgagtccgcacgggtagataccacgcccctgcctatttctgccatgacgcagaaatgcgtttcggtttgaagggtggggcagcctttgtaactatacttagaccctagaaatcatgtctcaaggagggtagcaacatttacgttgtagatgtctatgggctccgatattttccactttaaattaaattaagagtGTTTGAAGTCAAAATAATCCGAACTCTAATATTctatttactttataatttatactagactagactagactagactagactCTTACTATAGACATTTAGACTTAGAATTCTCAAGTTTAATAGCGGCATCCGCATCgtgatgttatatttttatttttgtttttagaaaTTAATTCGGAATCCTATcctgttttttattataacaaccAAAATAGCTAGAAAAaaactgaacaaaaaaaaaccattagttGATGATAATTGTCAAGTGCGTATTTCCTCCCTCGTAAAAGTAAGTAACTAAcagaaaaatataacaaaacaaaaacgcgTTGCTAATATTAAAAGTTAAGTTCAATAGCactattaaagttttaaaatatttttgataccGCATGATTAGCTATTACGTTATTAAGCGCTCGTTTTTTTGGTGATTAAAGTACTCTTGAAAACAGGTTTAGTAATTTAGTGGATATTTTATTAGGTAGTGTCTAAACGATGAGCAcatggcccacctaatggtcaGTGCCAAAGTGTCTGAGATTGGACGACTCTCCCgacagggccctgaaactgcgatagtttaagacaaatattttttctgtatggaaactagcgacatcttgtagcggatgcccttAAACttgtatgttgttaaagttaaggtatttaattattgtattactaaacacagaaaaaaattatcatacatagctttatttgttataggCAAATTGATTAAACTTtgtcaatttgtggtttctgaaaatttacaaaatctttcattagtaataaaatataggatagttaatattttatgttactGCCAACTAcgggagcaatgagaaactaatcgaagcgaagacatctagtggccgacgcccgtaaacatttttattgagtgcttgagttgcttatctataactaatttatgtgtattatcccAAAACCTAGTtttaagaaggacatgtcgtcaTAGCGTTCGGAAAGCACCCAGTAGGAATTCTTGCTATGGCCGGTTGTTACATGCAAACAAAATCTTTGGAAACTtattgtggatgaacgcagaaATTCCAGCTCCGCTAGCATACTCCTTAAATTCTATAAAAACTAGAATCCAAGACAGGATACAAGACAGGGTTTATGACAGAGCAagacaaaatatttgaaaaaaaaaccaaggcAATAATAGTTCAACCCAAATAATGGaattcgaaagaaaaaaaaacacagttaaGTGGAttttcgaatttaaaaactgattTCCTTACAATACAGTGTACGTACTCAaggttattttagttttttctttgTACAAAGAAACGTTACGTCAAGAAGTAATTTTCAATAGAatgttgaattatttatttgaatgtcGACCAGTTAGTGCTATATAACCATAACAATAATAGTATTCGAAACGCTTgaattaatataatgacaacAAAATGCGGGATCAAAccataaaactagttttaattgtcTCTAGGACGAGCGAAAATagaagaaaatactattatttgACGATGCACGACCACAATCACTCCGCCAGATGTAAatgtcggcgttaagccagggttttcacacatgcgccgcgtgtctggttgtagtgttgaccgcgggaacccccctactctgaacgggttctgaccccggacggagatcggacgtcgggtgtaagagtgcaggggagtcgtttagtgggtgggccctaaaatccttgggcccgcgatctgctctcaacacctgcagatcgttgagtctcacataccccgcgcgccccctaggcgcggggacctcgtaggaggttcggcccccggcccgaaaaaaaaaaaaaaaaaaaaaaaaaaaaaagggttttcacacataagttcttttacaatgaaaatacaatacaattctataaaactttaacattacttgtttacaacaaaaagccacgcctgagttattcagtggtatttacacaattagccattttgtgattgatggttatagcaactacaacttcttttatacaaacaaatgtaattactgcgaaacaattcacaaaatatagcttaatattcacaatacatatttaagtgatttttacatgactgacatttaatttattttatatgaattacttttaagtaatattaactaacattgttattatccagcctaataatagatggcgccactatcatcattgcataacaattacaatacttaattattacagttaattataatataaattattatctttattcatatttaattatttatatagtcatttgtgtttttaaacaataatataaacattaaacatattctgaacattttcacatcaaaacagtgtctgctaattattaaatatggtagaataacagtttcatcttgctaataataaataaatattaacatagaataaactaaactatatattattatgttaattattgctaatagtggcgtttgcgcccatatatacCTACTACTCACAATTTAACAAATACTAGTGAAATGAAAAATTCCTCGTATAAAATAACCTTTTGTGTATTTAACACTGGTGTGATGTTTGTCGTGTGTAATTTGTAATGTTAatgaattacaattaaaaataggaAAACAAATATAATCATATGTGATGAAAAAGTTTCAAAGTCCATTTTGTGTTGTAATTAACGTAATAACAACAacgaaacaattaaattaaaaaatctaagAACGCAAGGACTTGCACGCGTTTTGAATAATTGGTTTCACGTAATGTTTTTGCTATAGTTAGTTGTTTGCTTTGCTCTTCATTATCTTAATTATAATGTGGAACGATTTACGCTGCCAAGTATAGaacgatttaaaattttaatatatttaaagacaTCGCCCAAATTGAAGCGTTGAGTCCAAGAGTTTGATAACACCATAGTCACTTCCATCGAGCCTTAATAGAATATTAACACTCATATCTAAAAGTTGATGGCGTCATTCAGATGGTAATAAATGCGGGTCATAATATACATAAACTCTAACATATAAACTCTCTCCAGGTTATTCAGTCCCGTTACAGCagaatagccgtcggagcgccgtGGTACGTGAGGAATGTCGACCTTCACGACGATCTAAATGTAGAACCGATAAGTAAGTATTTTAATGTAGCGTCAGAtcgctacttcgacaaagcggcgcgacacgacaGCCCTTTTATCGTGGCCACCGCAAATTACGTATTGAACCCAGGCGACGGGGAAAGTTAAAGCCGCTGTCACCCGAAACATGCTTGTCGGATCTCCTAGGATGCTTTTAGGCctttcaagcaccggtcgccgtccacgtcgagctcttcgactacgacgaagagttcgacaagcAAACTAACCcaacagacatagcccactgagtttcttgcgaTTATGCGAAATGCTGCTTTTGCAAGGgatgctgttagcaaattctctcaggttgaacgtGTGAGCTCACATACACCGCTCGCGCGTAGCTtaaaccacggaatagataaataaataaatatttaaaaataaataaatatttatctattccgtggcttAAACAGCCTctgaggctaccagcgaataggtaagaaaaaaaaacactctgaGAGTTGTTGAATGAAGTGTTGAATAaaagcagttttatttttaaagattcaGTATTAATTTGATTGAATTTCTTTATTTCCTGTCGCTAAATGCATTTTAAATAACTATCGttagaaattataaaatatctattaataaattttggtatgataataatagaaaaatgcATTAAGTACCTTCCACTTTTTGTCTTCTAGTTTTTTTTGGATTATTTTTCTGTCTAGGCAAACACATGCGTTACGTCTTAAGTATGTACATGTATGACGCACAGAGTTGGCTAATGTCATTCATGTAAATAATTTAGCAACtcgtttatttaattatcaacAAAGTTGAAAACGAGCTCGCCGCCTGCTTTCCATCCGTTGGAACGCAGAAGCACCTCAACCCACTTCGTTAAAGCGgtacgacatgagaaccctctcatcgtggccgccggtaactacatacccgatcctgcgacagaatggaaagcagtcgacgtcgccccaaacacgtcaaatcggatcctcccgatccactgacggtgctaggtacctcaagcaccggttatcgttctcgtcgagctcgtcgcttgctacgaagggctcgacgagtaaattaaccctcagaaacagcccactgagtttctcaccggatcttcccaataggtcgcgtttccgatccggtggtagattctgcgaagcacggctcttgctagggttcgtgttagcaacgtcgggtttaagccccgtgagctcacctactagttaaggttacgctgaaatagcttaagGCTTAGCTTAAGGCTTAGCTTAAGGCTCTCAGCtatataggaaaaaaaagcacctCAACATGTGCGGAttatcgtttaattttaaaagtaataaaaaccaattcagaattttctttttcttttttaataattaaatacagaTTTTAAAACGTTTACTTAAAGAAACAAACGGGAAAATCaacaacaattaaattaaatatggtTCGAATTTACAGACCAAAAGCCATTTATGatttcttacaaaaaaaaaacaattattctgTTGTACCACCGCAAGCATTTATAACAAGTTTAGTTTTGACCAGCGAGGAATCCCTCgtagatttctttgaattcatcTTTGGGATCATATTTGGCCTTCATCTGCTCCCAGTAATCAGCTTCGTGCTGCTTAATGTGTTTAACGATCTTTCTGGCTGACACCTTCTGTTTATCTGTACACTTCGCACACGCTGTCTGCATTCCGTCTTTGATATGAGCTGTAATCGAATAGAATTGACATGTTAATTTGTATCGGGAATTCGGTTAAAGTCCaactacttactggtggtaggacctcttgagagtccgcgcgggtaggtaccaccaccctgcctatttctgccgtgaagcagtaatgcgtttcggtttgaagggtggggcagccgttgtagctgtacttgagaccttagaacttatatctcaagatgggtggcgcatttacgttgtagatgtctatgggctccagtaatcactcaacaccaggtgggctgtgagatcgtccaccaatctaagcaataaaaaaaaaactacacgcCGCTATTGATTGAATTCGTTGGAGCGAcatttatcttcttctttttgtgAGATCTTCAAATAGAATTTAATCGGCTTTACAGCGGAAATATCTGGCTCTGTCAGTTATCGAGACTACGATCTCGCATTTCAAGGTGAGAGGTGGCATCCACGCTTTGTTATTTAGTTCATTAAATGTGGTAGGGCCTTTTGTGGGCCCGCAGGAGTAGGCACTAcgactctgcctatttttgacgtgaagcagtaatgcgttcggtttgaagggtgcagcagtcattgtattgtaaaactggGACCTTagtactcatgtctcaagatgggcttAGATTGTTGATGTCTGTGGCTTTCGATAACCACTAAATACCGGGTACCTCGAGCTGTTTGATGTTCCTTGACTCAGTGATGTGAAAGGttgttcattttaaaattacctTTAAGTTCCTTCCCATCGGGAGTGCAGCGGCCTTCGTCCAATACGCATTTTATGTAAGGAACCAGTAGCTTTCGGTTCTCAAGAATTTCATCAACATCTATGTTGTCATACTTGTCAGTGTACTTCTCGGCAATCGATAAGCCCGCCACGAATAAAAGTGCAGCAATTGTTAGACACTTCATGCtgaaaaaagattttataaacattttaaaacaactCACATATACTCTGTTTACTGTATtcttttaaatctaatattCCGAAACTGCAATACTAAAGGATTTATCTTCTTTTAATAGTGATTTCacatccactgagaagatataatttttaatttaatttattactacAATGCATTTGTGTTAAGCAGGTGGTGGAGTAGGGCAATGCAACGGAAGGCGCACTGCTTTATTccgaaaaacattaaaaacaaacataaaacgcACACTTTATACCTATAATATAAAACGCCTTACATActataatatcataaaataatatacaatttacacatacatatatacatattatcatACCCGCTTATACCTAACATAATACAAATCtatcagaaaaaaaacatttacacaaTTTTCCTACCCTGAGTATCGAGCAATGAAATTGTACCAAAAGTAATCACAGTAAGCAGCCTAATAGGTGCAGTCAGGTGcactatatatatgtatagtaaaaaaattatcgggAATGAATGATCTATTAATGTTTCTTAACTAACAAAAGTTTCTTTTTGCTTTTAGATTGGCACAACTAGCAAAAAATGGAAAACATTTT
Proteins encoded:
- the CSP3 gene encoding chemosensory protein 3 precursor encodes the protein MNSLIAFCLFAVLAVALARPDDKYTDRYDNVNLDEVLSNSRLLQPYIKCILDKDRCAPDAKELKEHIREALETECAKCTEAQKKGTRRVIGHLINNESKSWNELTAKYDPENKFTAKYEKELREIKA
- the CSP2 gene encoding chemosensory protein 2 isoform X2 gives rise to the protein MKSVILICFLGVATVVIARPKTPFDNINIEEIFENRRLLLGYINCILERGNCTRAGKDLKSSLKNVLEENCDKCSEDQRKSIIKVINYLVSSEPESWNQLKSKVEDTRGFPRGRGNYEEQLSRL
- the CSP2 gene encoding chemosensory protein 2 isoform X1, whose amino-acid sequence is MKSVILICFLGVATVVIARPKTPFDNINIEEIFENRRLLLGYINCILERGNCTRAGKDLKSSLKNVLEENCDKCSEDQRKSIIKVINYLVSSEPESWNQLKSKYDPEGKYLIKVEDTRGFPRGRGNYEEQLSRL
- the CSP2 gene encoding chemosensory protein 2 precursor; the protein is MKSVILICFLGVATVVIARPKTPFDNINIEEIFENRRLLLGYINCILERGNCTRAGKDLKSSLKNVLEENCDKCSEDQRKSIIKVINYLVSSEPESWNQLKSKYDPEGKYLIKYEAKMESN
- the CSP1 gene encoding chemosensory protein 1 isoform X1; this translates as MKCLTIAALLFVAGLSIAEKYTDKYDNIDVDEILENRKLLVPYIKCVLDEGRCTPDGKELKAHIKDGMQTACAKCTDKQKVSARKIVKHIKQHEADYWEQMKAKYDPKDEFKEIYEGFLAGQN